Proteins encoded in a region of the Triticum dicoccoides isolate Atlit2015 ecotype Zavitan chromosome 3A, WEW_v2.0, whole genome shotgun sequence genome:
- the LOC119271487 gene encoding uncharacterized protein LOC119271487, producing the protein MCLRRRLTIILRRLVSKFILLHLTIRMRVFSYNTVVSLLKGQGNLLWECRKDHDVNQLQIQQNSSSSQDHVIDSVPEVRETRDLTGESVSRTNQQGTRSEHPHPARSKRKRTSSIKAASKVVLKTSTYPNKRNVAYGTIRSTNPRTKVGGIELGAEFALVRIDQPILDNEELVREVSNCKTIGEAFTSGYLITWPSAFIREKDS; encoded by the exons ATGTGTCTAAGGAGAAGGTTGACGATCATATTGCGCCGCCTAGTAAGCAAATTCATATTGCTCCATCTAACCATCCGAATGAGAGTGTTCTCTTACAACACGGTGGTGTCTCTGCTGAAGGGGCAGGGCAACTTACTATGGGAATGCCGCAAA GACCATGATGTCAACCAATTACAAATTCAACAGAATTCATCATCATCACAAGACCATGTTATTGATTCTGTGCCAGAG GTGAGGGAAACCAGGGATCTTACGGGTGAATCTGTTTCAAGAACGAACCAGCAGGGGACTAGAAGTGAACACCCACACCCAGCTCGCTCAAAAAGAAAGCGTACTTCTTCCATCAAG gcTGCTTCCAAAGTAGTTTTAAAGACTTCAACATATCCCAACAAGCGGAATGTTGCGTATGGTACTATTCGGAGTACTAATCCAAGAACTAAGGTTGGTGGTATTGAGTTAGGTGCTGAATTTGCCCTTGTGCGCATAGATCAACCTATTCTTGATAATGAGGAGTTGGTAAGGGAAGTTTCTAATTGCAAGACAATTGGTGAGGCTTTCACTTCAGGATACTTAATTACCTGGCCTTCAGCTTTT attcgagagaaggatagtTGA